tgtgtgccacAACCCGATAAAAAAATTGGATACAATAGTCACTTAAGGCTTGTTCGAGATGGCGCAGGCTGGGACAATCCGCACAGCACGCATGCAGACTAcgaaattacaatgcattctggtaagGAATTTCTAACCAGAATCCATTGTGATTGCGAAGTGCGCATGTGCgctgtgcagatatgcgcagcatgcagcatctCAAATGCGGCTTTTGACATTGACTTAATGCATGTATTTCAGAGCCCACAAAACACAGGGAGCATTAATTCAAATCATCATCAAAAAATGAACTGAGTAACATTTGCAAATACAGTGTAGTGCACTAGTGTAATACAGACCTTCCTCGTCGTAATTGGACATGTCATCAGTAATCATTGTGCTGAAGTCTAACAGGAGATTCCACGTATCCTTGGGAATAGACCTTTTATGGTGTTCCTGCGGTTAGATGAGTGggatacatacacaaacagagtgtTGGTATACTGACTTAACCATTGTTGATGCATTTATTTAACAAGATCAAAACTCGCAATGAACTTACCAATAAAAATTTGTTCCACAGATCTAGGAATTTGAATCTTCCAACCAGGATTAAATTCCAATATGCAATCGCCATTTCTAAGTCTAAATAGAATATGCATATATTGGTTAGACACATTACATCTATAGCTGCCTGGAGcacaacaagacagacagacaataaatGTTATACATACCCAAGCCTTTCTGTCCAGGATTCTTTGCAAAGTTGAAGGTAAACTGATAGAAATCCTTGAATTTTCCTTGGTCTTTGAGTTCTTGCTCCATTTTTGGAAGCTGGGCTTTTAGTTTTTCTATACTGTCACATCTAttgagaaaaaaagcaaaagcatTATATTagtacaattattattaatgttaGTATTAGAGgtagttaaatacattaactgtACAATACACAGTCTGATCATTTTTTAAGTCACCCGATGTAGGCCTGCTACAGTTAGTCAGGTCTACATTCAGCAACACTAGTACAGAAATGCttgaaagtactgtatgtgaacCTTCCAGACATGGTCACTGCTTTGTATGAAACATTGAAAGAATCTTATTCAACTGACATCCAAATCCTAATTTGTAAAGCACACACTTTACACTGGCTACATACACAAAAAaagattttcatttcattttcatttcattagttAGTTGAACAAATGTGATTCATAAGTAGTTACCAAAtaaatggatatttttgaaaatgcattggttttggcctcttgcttacacgtaaacagagttttagaaaatAGCTGCATACCCGTAACCTGCACCTTAACAAAACTGAAAATTGTACATGTGCAAAAGGATGTGAGCCCTTAAATTAACAGCTTGAGGCCCTCACCTGGCTGAGTTCTGCAAGGAGAGGGCAAAAATCCCATAAGAgcttagggcggaattctcccacccgcttaagtcaaaaaaagcgcgcaacggcgcctccgagcttactcaagccagtgagtaagcggggcttacgcgcgatttcatcacttgcgcactttgggtggggccaggccaaaatcagggagttccccatgttaatcaatcctaagcgtattctcccgtccacttaagcgtgtttgcctttacgcgcatcaaagggctgcagtaaggtcaagcgccactatgaggtaaaatgtaatattgcatttgatgctcgcttggctcgcattttgaacatgttacggtatgctttgttgatgttccttaccgtcagcgtgagtccaaatcgaaattcattcacagttccacataaacattcttcaaaatatgaccagctgcccagagcatgttctcatatcggtgaacttacaaacaaaagcaggtaattaattaatcagtatgaggatcatcatgttgtctcctgtagccacgacgttaagtaaagggtttttattgcaatttctccacttttgtgatttattggaactcgtgcatatgtgcatgtaacctattactTTCTGAAcggatgcccgacatacaaaaccaccacatactgaggtaggctacaggttgtcctatccgTTTTTGTAaagcagaaaatatttcctgaatgtcattacagctaaacgtaaaaaggtaggcctacatatcagagcatgtctttgtcatttcgcttctggtctctattacaccccatcagctgcgcgtttaagtcctggcttggcattacatgcccatgtccaattaattcccatgtcttcccatgtctgcgacagaatataaactctccgttttttcatgacgatcgatttccttgttcattcttcggcatgcatgtagcctaagtgtaatatgctgacggacagctgagatccacatatttccaataattttaatgtcacgttgctgtacagataagcagagaaacacttttaaaagtcagcaaatatgcctactatgtgtttgtttaactgtgggaatgatataGCAtgactttttgatttccggaattgcccaggcaacacgccaaactccatttttaacaaaacgtttaatcatgtttattatttcaatcaacctgttgcgcaccaaaacgctcagctgagttcccgccaaaggtacacattgcgttaccatctcgttatctcacctcgactactcgccttgtgcttgtgaaaatgagctgaggttagattttgatatgcttttgcacgaggacttttggcacgtggttctaaattcaaagttaaagttcagttttggatctcaatggactgccgaggttttcacatggttgatctgaaaatccatgctccgtggtttctttgaaaccacaactgatgaagtcggggaagactcatccccccatttagcatatatcacgcccatgttgggttACGCGCTGTTTgtcggagttaagcgcgaggggtgtggtaatatttcagaggggagaatgcgcGCAGGATCAAGGTGCGTAAaaagtgcgtgcgtaaaaccgacttaagtggagacgggagaattccgcccttagaGCATacgtttggacaaaataatgagtGCAAAAGGAGGAGTCACAAGCTGCTAACTGAAGGGTTCACATACTTCTGCACATGTTCTCTTTTAGGTCGAATCACTCGTCATCTCCCTATGAGTTACGCTGGACTACGCTAGACTCAGTGGCACGATGCGCGTTAAGACTTTCAGATCCCTCCAACACCTGTGAGCGGTTATGAATTCACGAATTCACTTGCGGTTCTGGTGCCGGGTTGGCTCTACTAGGTGCAACTACTTCACCCAACGTTTGAAGTCCCTCATAAGCAGCAGCCCCAGGAACTACACAAGCAAAAATGGAAAATATTGAAGAGAAAAATATCACAACAGAATGTGATGGCAGCAGAAGCAATCAGCGATGGGTGAATGAGTCCATTTTTTTCTACTTAGAAAGGCAAATGCCCATGTCAGGAGAAACTAGCAGCTACCCCCATCAGAAGGCACGGCTGTAAAAATTAGGACTGATCcaggtgtttgtttttttaattcaaatagtttacttggaagtaACTGGAGTTCTTCATGGGGCGTGAAAACACAGAGCATTTGAAAAAGACGCTATatctatgtttcttttttttttttaaagctgttaGTGGGATAGCTAGTGGTATTTTTTGCAATTAGCTAGTGTTTTTTAAGCTAGAGTTTTTCACATACGGAAAGCTGGGAATTTTTCCTTTTAAAACGACCTATGGTGTGTCCGTAGGTATAATACACACAGTTCTGTGGTCGTCAGAAAACCCCATCAAAAATGGTCTAAATTGCTGGCAAATTCCAAAAACCGCTTGGCATTCAACGTGTTAAATAAGGTttttttcatttgatttttttttttttaaacaaaaacagTGACCATGTCTGGAAGTTTAGAAGTCTGGATGTTCACATACTTTCAAGCAGCACTGTACATGCTCAAAGAATGAGATCAGCTGACTACTCTCAGATCAAGTGTAGTCAAGTGttttttattgtcaaaaatctatgcaacagggttagcacagaagtttgaaattgtgtctcaaatgtgcagttaaactaaacatataaatGAGACattgatgcacgcatgcacaaacacacatacatgtcacacacgcacgcacacacacacacaaacatgcgcacacacacacatgcccaaacacgtgcgcgcacacacacactggctgaggGTCTTTGGGATATGCTGGAGAAGACACTGTCAGACTCCACCATAATCAATGCACGATCTTGGTGAAAAACTAATGCAACACGGAATGGAAATACATCTTACAATATTACAGAAACTTATCGAAACAATGGCACAACCAATGCATGCTGTAATCACAGCTAAAGGCAGTCCAACTAAATAATAGAGTGCAGAAAGAGGGTACGAGGCACGTCTGAAGTtaagttaaaagtcctttatattTCTAAGTGGGACATCATGCCCACGCATTTCGGTCgcaaccttcttcagggctgaTTGAAACAGCGTACATGTGTTTTtaacggttcgactcccgacccgccaagttggtggggtaattaaccagtgctctctcccatcctcctccatgactgaggtaccctgagcatggtgtgcagtgttcagttgtgtgctgatgagtgctgtgtcacaatgacaatgggagttggaggttcccagttgggctttcggcaAAGTGGTTAAGTGGAATAACAGACGTGACTTACCCTTGATCAGCCATTCCCTCCATGAATTCCTGCTTGGAGAACTCGCATTGTGTCGCAGCACGAAACTTCCAGGCAATAAGAAGAACACTGACACTGGCAGGGTCAAGACCTAGATCATCGCAGAACACCTGGATACCATCTATACCAATCTTATTGTCATCATGGGGATCTAAAACAGAAATAATAGTACAAGTAAAAGAAAATGATTCAGCAGTTAGTCAAGACAAGAAAGGGAAATTACGGCTTCAGATACCAAAAATCCCAACTATGCACTGTACCAGCAGGTCCTCAACAAAATGCACATCACAACGTAACACATCAGCCATTTAGTTCACATTGCACAGGTGAGAGTACTAAGTTACATGACAGGGCTTTGGTCATATGTCCAGTTGCTACAGGTGCAGTAATAATGTCAATGGTACATGTAAGGAACATCTAAACTGTAAAAATGAATGGTTCTTCTAAGAACCATCAGTTGAGGTCATCAGATGGGTGGTTGCAGTTAGTTATATTGGCAAACTGAAGAACCCCACTGTGGAATAACTGATGTCTTTCAAGACCCTTTAGGTTCCCCGGATGACCTCTGGGAACCTTTGGATTCCAACACAAAACAGttgagggcagtggtgtagtctacttttttatggtgggtatactgtatatttgagcattttttgaagtgggtatactgtatatatttgtgccattcaaaacaatggatcaatcaatttgaagtgggtatactgaaatccctgaaatttagaagtgggtatactccgtatacccgcgttctacgtagactacaccactggttgaggGGTCTCTGGTGAACCCTCCGATTTGTACAGTGTAAGGTTAACGCTTTCCCATGGACTTTAATAAAGGCGAGGTCCATTTTGTTGTGCTTACCTCTATATCTGATGTAGAGCTGCTCCAACCTTTTCCTGTCCAATGTTCCCTTTAGGTTCTGCACATAAATGTCAGGATTCTGAAAGAAGTTGTCCGTCGCTACGTCTAATTTCCAATCATTCTGCTGCAAACAATTTAATGCTGTAATGCTGTCGGACTGAGTGAAGATCATGAACTGGCGAACTTTATCCTTCTGAGAGGACTTCAGCTTGTTCTGCAAAAAAGTACAGATGCGTTGTGTTTGAAAGTATATCAGTGCGACACTAACGTTAGCAGACTGATGGAAGGGAAAGCCTATCATCACATAACCATGCGTGATGTGCTTTACATGAATAGTTAATAATTAAATACAGTTGACACTTTGCTCTGCTATTAATGTCTGTATCGACACAGCCTCTCGAGGCCCATAATGTTGTTTTGGATGAAATGGTTACCATGATAGAAAATATGATTTCAAATGATTTGTTGACGGTATGCAAGACTATTACAAGTGCCTGGTAATTACAGCATCTTAAGAGTTCACTGTTGTTGTCGCTGACAATTAGCAAGATAACATACGTGCTTGTTGAGCACCTCCGCAGTTTTTCTTGTTAGCACGTTAGCATGTAGCTAGCTAACTAGCTCGTTGGCTTGCCAGTTAACGATAGCCAGTGAGCTAGACAGCAACCCATCTGACAATGAACCAGAGTGAAATATTTCGGAAATTATTCAAATTCTTGCTACCAACACAGCACGAAATGAAGATAACTGCACGTGCACAGCGTAGTTGAAATATACATAAATGACGTGTGAATGGTGCATATACAATTGTATAAACAGATTTTCCGTACCATGTTTGTGACTTCCAGACACCCTCTTCCGCTCTGTCTCGCTGTACCTGCTTCCGTTCATGCGTTCTGTAGAGCTCTAGTCTTGATTCAGCCTGGCCTCTGGTGTCGTGGTTCTTGGTGAGATTCTAGCTCCTTGTATTTGTTTTGACACAAACCCTGTAATTTCACGTTTAATTTAAAGTATTTAATAAGGTGCACGTATGTTCATTGTGCTTCATTTGGATTTCCATTAAATGGGCTGGACGTAAGTAGGCTAATACAGCAGGACATCTAATCCAGAGAGTAAAGGCATGGCAGACGATGATTGGAAATGGGCCCCCTTTGACCCATTTTTGTAGTGGTGTTGAGGAAGGGCTGGTGGTCCTCAATATGTCATCACAATAAAACTGATTGGTTCAaattcaagtgtactttattgtcaaaaatctatgtaacaggatagcatagaagtttgaaattgtgtttgatcaACCTCCTATGTGCAGtttaattgttaaaaaaaaaacatttaaattagacattgacaataatcttctctctctctctctctctctctctctctctctctctctctctctctctctctctctctcgttctctctttctctctctctcgtacacactcgcacacatacacgagcacacacagacacatacactcacacacacacacacacacacacacacacacacacacacacacacacacctaacctactcatacatgaatttacaattctttctctgacacatttacagcatacacacagacaatacacactcacacagttttTCAAACAATAACACACTGATATagacatgcagggctctaaattaacgcagccaaccggcc
This genomic interval from Engraulis encrasicolus isolate BLACKSEA-1 chromosome 16, IST_EnEncr_1.0, whole genome shotgun sequence contains the following:
- the dcun1d1 gene encoding DCN1-like protein 1; the protein is MNKLKSSQKDKVRQFMIFTQSDSITALNCLQQNDWKLDVATDNFFQNPDIYVQNLKGTLDRKRLEQLYIRYRDPHDDNKIGIDGIQVFCDDLGLDPASVSVLLIAWKFRAATQCEFSKQEFMEGMADQGCDSIEKLKAQLPKMEQELKDQGKFKDFYQFTFNFAKNPGQKGLDLEMAIAYWNLILVGRFKFLDLWNKFLLEHHKRSIPKDTWNLLLDFSTMITDDMSNYDEEGAWPVLIDDFVEFARPYIGTKSTAV